The Nitrospirales bacterium genome includes a window with the following:
- a CDS encoding HAD-IA family hydrolase, producing MGTLDVKHSFLKVIFFDAAGTLFHIKGSVADVYLKYAKKYGLQESLSLRSSINSAFSYAFQQAPPPIFAVSQPEKLKQCERLWWFDIVHAVFYRVGMFEGFDEYFDEVFEAFGRAEHWEIQPELIPLLTELKEQQFELGIISNFDTRLFQILNDLSLSNYFDTITISSLVQAVKPSREIFQYALDEHAVEPHEALHVGDSLTEDWEGATKSGLKAVLLCEKNKLPQHIVKISHLRELPHILSTYHV from the coding sequence GCAGCTGGAACACTTTTTCATATTAAGGGATCAGTCGCAGATGTGTATCTTAAGTACGCTAAAAAGTACGGTTTGCAGGAATCTCTTTCACTTAGATCTTCCATCAATTCCGCTTTTTCATATGCATTCCAACAGGCCCCTCCTCCGATATTCGCCGTTTCCCAACCTGAAAAATTGAAGCAATGTGAACGCTTATGGTGGTTTGACATTGTCCACGCAGTATTTTACCGAGTCGGAATGTTTGAGGGGTTTGATGAATATTTTGACGAAGTGTTTGAGGCATTTGGTCGTGCAGAACATTGGGAGATTCAACCTGAACTCATACCGCTCCTAACAGAGTTAAAAGAACAGCAGTTTGAATTAGGCATTATTTCAAATTTCGATACGCGCTTGTTTCAGATTCTCAATGATCTCTCGCTCTCCAATTATTTTGATACCATCACGATTTCTAGCCTCGTCCAGGCAGTGAAACCATCTCGGGAAATCTTTCAGTATGCATTGGACGAACATGCTGTTGAGCCTCATGAAGCCCTGCACGTCGGCGATAGTCTGACTGAGGATTGGGAGGGGGCGACGAAGTCCGGGCTCAAGGCTGTTTTATTGTGCGAGAAGAACAAATTGCCACAGCACATCGTAAAAATCAGTCATTTACGTGAACTGCCACATATTTTAAGCACGTATCATGTTTGA